One stretch of Amycolatopsis sp. NBC_00345 DNA includes these proteins:
- a CDS encoding 6-phospho-beta-glucosidase, with translation MKLAVVGGGSTYTPELVDGIAGRRSTLDVDEIVLIDPDAYRVEAVGGFSQRLLDHAGHPARVRTTANLEEGVDGASAVLIQLRVGGQRARATDETFPHACGCLGQETTGAGGLAKALRTVPVVLDIAERVRKVAGDDTWIVNFTNPVGIVTRALLQEGHRAVGLCNVAINLQRKFGKLLGAGTGDVKLVHTGLNHLSWERGVFVDGVDRLPELLSEHAEFLGEEVTAPVEWMRRMNAVPSYYLKYYYAHDEQVAKQLKERPRAEVVSDVEEELLKLYLDPEQVTKPDSLEKRGGAYYSEAAVQLVHALTAGGPPEEHVVNVPNNGTFGFLPDDAVIEVSSTVDSGGAVAIPQKPVEPRFSGLIAAVTAYEHLALEAAVKGGRDRVADALLAHPLIGQYTKADQLADSLVSINRDFLPWA, from the coding sequence ATGAAGCTGGCAGTGGTCGGCGGTGGGTCCACCTACACGCCGGAGCTGGTCGACGGGATCGCCGGGCGAAGGTCCACATTGGACGTCGACGAGATCGTGCTGATCGACCCCGACGCCTACCGGGTGGAGGCCGTCGGCGGGTTCAGCCAGCGGCTGCTCGACCACGCCGGGCACCCGGCCCGGGTGCGCACAACCGCGAACCTGGAGGAGGGCGTCGACGGTGCTTCGGCGGTCCTGATCCAGCTGCGGGTCGGCGGGCAGCGGGCGCGCGCGACGGACGAGACGTTCCCGCACGCGTGCGGCTGCCTCGGCCAGGAGACGACGGGTGCGGGCGGGCTGGCGAAGGCGCTGCGGACGGTGCCGGTGGTGCTCGACATCGCCGAACGCGTGCGCAAGGTGGCGGGCGACGACACCTGGATCGTCAACTTCACGAACCCGGTCGGCATCGTCACGCGGGCGCTGCTGCAGGAGGGCCACCGCGCTGTCGGGCTGTGCAACGTCGCGATCAACCTGCAGCGGAAGTTCGGAAAGCTGCTCGGCGCGGGGACCGGCGACGTCAAGCTCGTCCACACGGGACTGAACCACCTGAGCTGGGAGCGCGGCGTTTTCGTCGACGGCGTCGACCGGCTGCCGGAGCTGCTGTCCGAGCACGCGGAGTTCCTCGGCGAAGAGGTGACGGCGCCGGTTGAGTGGATGCGGCGGATGAACGCCGTGCCATCGTATTACCTGAAGTACTACTACGCACACGACGAGCAGGTGGCCAAGCAGCTCAAGGAACGCCCGCGCGCCGAGGTGGTCAGCGACGTGGAGGAGGAGCTGCTGAAGCTCTACCTCGACCCGGAGCAGGTGACGAAGCCGGATTCGCTGGAGAAGCGCGGCGGCGCGTACTACTCGGAGGCGGCGGTGCAGCTCGTGCACGCGCTGACCGCGGGCGGGCCGCCGGAGGAGCACGTGGTGAACGTGCCCAACAACGGCACGTTCGGCTTCCTGCCGGACGACGCGGTGATCGAGGTATCCTCCACTGTGGACTCCGGTGGCGCGGTGGCGATCCCGCAGAAGCCCGTCGAGCCGCGGTTCTCCGGGCTGATCGCGGCCGTGACGGCGTACGAGCACCTCGCGCTGGAGGCCGCGGTGAAGGGCGGGCGCGACCGGGTGGCCGACGCGCTGCTGGCCCACCCGCTGATCGGGCAGTACACCAAGGCCGACCAGCTGGCCGACTCCCTGGTGTCGATCAACCGCGACTTCCTGCCATGGGCGTGA
- a CDS encoding N-acetylglucosamine kinase, whose product MGVRSAVVAIDGGNSKTEVLLVSRDGEVLAQSRGPGASPQNVGVAGCVAALESLVAEALTSAGLPVERPYGVHTSAYLAGLDFPREEKALREALLARGWSVTLEVGNDVLALLRAGSSDGTGVAVVCGAGINGIGVGPDGRVYRFPALGRLSGDWGGGYRLGEEALWWAVRAEDGRGPRTELQAAVAGFFGRPTLLDVVQGLHFGELDSASIHGLCPLLFEVAADGDEVAQQVVARFVEEVSVLVAVILRRLDLTESAPEVILGGGVLTGVGAPVIAEIERRCLKVAPLARVRVVDVNPVVGAALFGLDALGSPASAKAALKAATQRA is encoded by the coding sequence ATGGGCGTGAGGTCCGCGGTTGTCGCCATCGATGGAGGAAACAGCAAAACCGAAGTACTGCTGGTGTCGCGCGACGGCGAGGTGCTCGCCCAATCGCGCGGCCCCGGCGCCTCCCCGCAGAACGTCGGCGTCGCGGGGTGTGTGGCCGCGCTCGAATCGCTGGTGGCCGAGGCGCTGACCTCGGCCGGGCTGCCGGTGGAACGGCCGTACGGCGTGCACACTTCGGCGTACCTGGCCGGGCTGGACTTCCCGCGCGAGGAAAAGGCGTTGCGTGAAGCGCTTCTTGCCCGCGGTTGGAGCGTCACGTTGGAGGTCGGCAACGACGTCCTCGCGCTGCTGCGCGCCGGCAGCTCGGACGGCACCGGCGTCGCCGTGGTGTGCGGCGCGGGAATCAACGGCATCGGCGTCGGACCGGACGGCCGCGTGTACCGGTTTCCCGCGCTGGGCCGGCTTTCCGGCGACTGGGGCGGCGGCTACCGGCTCGGTGAGGAGGCCCTGTGGTGGGCCGTCCGCGCGGAGGACGGCCGTGGCCCCCGGACGGAACTGCAGGCCGCGGTGGCGGGCTTCTTCGGCCGGCCGACGCTGCTGGATGTGGTGCAGGGCCTGCATTTCGGCGAGCTGGACTCAGCGTCCATCCACGGGCTGTGCCCGCTGCTGTTCGAGGTCGCGGCCGACGGCGACGAGGTGGCGCAGCAGGTGGTCGCGCGGTTCGTCGAGGAGGTGAGCGTGCTGGTCGCGGTGATCCTGCGGCGGCTGGACCTCACCGAGTCGGCCCCGGAGGTGATCCTCGGCGGCGGTGTGCTGACCGGTGTCGGCGCGCCGGTGATCGCGGAGATCGAGCGGCGCTGCCTCAAGGTGGCGCCGCTCGCGCGAGTGCGGGTGGTCGACGTGAACCCCGTCGTCGGCGCGGCCCTGTTCGGCCTCGACGCGCTCGGCTCACCCGCGTCGGCGAAGGCCGCGCTGAAGGCCGCCACCCAGCGGGCCTGA
- a CDS encoding SRPBCC domain-containing protein, protein MTETKTVQVNRVYIKASPQAIWDAITKPEWTAKYGYGGLADFDLQAGGKHRFRPTQDFIDAGYTGDLLDGEVVEVDPPRRLVITWRLLMDPSLIAEPYTTLTYDIEETQSTGTRLTITHDVTGAPNHAAMVAGVHEDLNAGPGQNAGGGWAWVLSDLKSLLETGETVAVR, encoded by the coding sequence ATGACCGAGACGAAGACCGTGCAGGTCAACCGCGTTTACATCAAGGCGAGCCCGCAGGCGATCTGGGACGCCATCACCAAGCCCGAGTGGACGGCGAAGTACGGCTACGGCGGCCTGGCCGACTTCGACCTCCAGGCCGGCGGCAAGCACCGCTTCCGCCCGACGCAGGACTTCATCGACGCCGGGTACACCGGTGACCTGCTCGACGGCGAGGTCGTCGAGGTCGACCCGCCGCGCAGACTGGTCATCACCTGGCGGCTGCTGATGGACCCGAGCCTGATCGCGGAGCCGTACACCACGCTCACCTACGACATCGAGGAAACCCAGTCGACGGGCACCCGGCTCACCATCACCCACGACGTCACCGGCGCGCCGAACCACGCCGCGATGGTCGCCGGGGTGCACGAGGACCTCAACGCCGGCCCCGGGCAGAACGCGGGCGGCGGCTGGGCCTGGGTCCTCTCGGACCTCAAGTCCCTGCTGGAAACCGGCGAAACCGTCGCGGTCCGCTGA
- a CDS encoding ArsR/SmtB family transcription factor: MPDDDLVFKALADPTRRFLLDQLFARDGRTLGELESEVDMTRFGVMKHLKLLEEAGLVISRKEGREKRHFLNAVPIRQIHDRWIGKYTARHTAALLDLKAELEKEPPE, encoded by the coding sequence ATGCCGGATGACGACCTGGTGTTCAAGGCGCTGGCGGATCCCACCCGGCGGTTCCTGCTCGACCAGCTGTTCGCGCGAGACGGGCGGACACTGGGCGAGCTGGAGTCCGAAGTGGACATGACGCGCTTCGGCGTGATGAAACACCTGAAGCTGCTGGAGGAGGCCGGGCTGGTCATCAGCCGCAAGGAGGGGCGCGAGAAGCGGCACTTCCTGAACGCGGTGCCGATCCGCCAGATCCACGACCGGTGGATCGGCAAGTACACCGCCCGTCACACCGCGGCGCTGCTCGACCTCAAAGCCGAACTGGAGAAGGAGCCACCAGAATGA
- a CDS encoding nuclear transport factor 2 family protein, with the protein MAIRRSVTTTIAASVLGIAALGGLAACGSGDDNGSKGTPEIAAKWDAAWNNADPKAVSELFVKDGARYTDHAFQKTSNGTDGVTAWAARTHQYVHNAGLKVTNSFAGGDQVTLQWTFTGQMEGAPKPFSVPAVAVLKMQGDKIVSDDDYYSVADILKQSGLPANMFG; encoded by the coding sequence ATGGCCATCCGTCGCTCCGTCACCACCACCATCGCCGCCAGCGTGCTCGGCATCGCCGCACTGGGCGGACTCGCCGCCTGCGGCTCGGGCGACGACAACGGTTCCAAGGGCACCCCGGAGATCGCCGCCAAGTGGGACGCCGCCTGGAACAACGCCGACCCCAAGGCCGTTTCCGAGCTGTTCGTCAAGGACGGCGCCCGCTACACCGACCACGCCTTCCAGAAGACCAGCAACGGCACCGACGGCGTCACGGCCTGGGCCGCCCGCACCCACCAGTACGTCCACAACGCCGGCCTCAAGGTCACCAACTCCTTCGCCGGCGGCGACCAGGTCACTCTCCAATGGACCTTCACCGGCCAGATGGAAGGCGCGCCCAAGCCGTTCTCCGTGCCCGCCGTCGCGGTACTCAAGATGCAGGGCGACAAGATCGTCTCGGACGACGACTACTACAGCGTCGCCGACATCCTCAAGCAGTCCGGCCTGCCCGCGAACATGTTCGGCTGA
- a CDS encoding GntT/GntP/DsdX family permease translates to MTTLAAGWTGHDTRLIGATVLAIAVIVAGISKVKLHPLLALTLGSAVLGLVAGMPVDKLLKSFETGVGSTIASVGVLIAFGAMLGKLLADSGGADRIVDTVLGRVRGRGLPWAMALVAALIGLPMFFEIGLVMLIPVVLLVAKRSGKPVLLLGVPALAGLSVLHGLIPPHPGPLAAAGALGANVGITLALGLLVGLPTVVIAGPLFGRLAAKLVPDATPPERLVPDSKRSDADDRPSFAATLSTVLLPVVLMLAKALADILAGKENGVRRVLDFIGDPLVALLLAVLVGMVLLGRPARLDRARLTAIIGESLGPIAGIMLIVAAGGGFKQTLVDAGVGDVITSLATGAHFSPLLLGWLVAVAIRLATGSATVATVSAAGIVAPLAATLDPTHNALLVLAIGAGSLFFSHVNDAGFWLVKEYFGMSVGQTLKTWSVMETIISVVAIALILPLGALL, encoded by the coding sequence ATGACCACCCTCGCCGCCGGCTGGACCGGCCACGACACCCGCCTGATCGGCGCGACGGTGCTCGCCATCGCCGTGATCGTCGCCGGAATCAGCAAGGTGAAGCTGCACCCGCTGCTCGCGCTCACCCTCGGCTCCGCCGTGCTCGGCCTGGTCGCCGGGATGCCGGTCGACAAGTTGCTGAAGAGCTTCGAGACCGGGGTCGGCAGCACCATCGCGTCGGTGGGCGTGCTGATCGCGTTCGGCGCGATGCTCGGCAAGCTGCTGGCCGACTCCGGCGGCGCCGACCGGATCGTGGACACCGTGCTCGGCCGGGTGCGCGGCCGCGGGCTGCCGTGGGCGATGGCGCTGGTGGCCGCACTGATCGGGCTGCCGATGTTCTTCGAGATCGGCCTGGTGATGCTGATCCCGGTGGTGCTGCTGGTCGCCAAGCGCAGCGGGAAACCCGTGCTGCTGCTGGGAGTTCCGGCGCTGGCCGGGCTGTCGGTGCTGCACGGCCTGATCCCGCCGCACCCCGGCCCGCTCGCGGCCGCGGGCGCGCTGGGCGCGAACGTCGGCATCACGCTCGCCCTCGGCCTGCTCGTCGGCCTGCCGACGGTGGTCATCGCGGGCCCGCTGTTCGGCCGCCTGGCGGCGAAGCTCGTGCCCGACGCCACGCCGCCCGAGCGGCTCGTTCCCGATTCGAAGCGCAGCGACGCCGACGACCGGCCGAGCTTCGCCGCGACACTGTCCACTGTGCTCCTTCCTGTGGTGCTCATGCTGGCCAAGGCGCTGGCGGACATCTTGGCGGGCAAGGAAAACGGCGTCCGCCGCGTGCTCGACTTCATCGGCGACCCGCTGGTGGCCCTGCTGCTCGCCGTGCTCGTCGGCATGGTCCTGCTGGGCCGCCCCGCGCGCCTCGACCGCGCCCGGCTGACCGCGATCATCGGCGAGTCGCTCGGCCCGATCGCCGGCATCATGCTCATCGTCGCCGCGGGCGGCGGGTTCAAGCAGACGCTGGTGGACGCCGGCGTCGGCGACGTGATCACCAGCCTCGCCACCGGCGCCCACTTCTCCCCGCTGCTGCTGGGCTGGCTGGTCGCTGTCGCGATCCGGCTGGCCACGGGCTCGGCGACGGTCGCGACCGTGTCCGCCGCCGGCATCGTCGCCCCGCTGGCCGCCACCCTCGACCCGACGCACAACGCCCTGCTGGTGCTCGCCATCGGCGCGGGCTCGCTGTTCTTCTCACACGTGAACGACGCCGGGTTCTGGCTGGTCAAGGAGTACTTCGGGATGTCCGTCGGCCAGACGCTGAAGACCTGGTCGGTGATGGAGACGATCATCTCGGTGGTCGCGATCGCGCTGATCCTCCCGCTCGGCGCCCTGCTCTAG
- a CDS encoding gluconokinase, whose translation MTVIVVMGVSGSGKTTVGTALAEQLGVEYAEADTFHPQANIDKMTAGHALTDADRAPWLESIAEWIRRHQETGGVVTSSALKRRYRDVLRTGGRVWFLHLDGDRAVLAERMKTRTGHFMPVSLLDSQLADLEPLQPDEPGRVFDIAESPTDIIAAALAGFRERA comes from the coding sequence ATGACCGTCATCGTGGTGATGGGCGTTTCGGGATCCGGCAAGACGACGGTCGGCACGGCGCTGGCCGAACAGCTGGGCGTCGAGTACGCCGAGGCCGACACTTTCCACCCGCAGGCCAACATCGACAAGATGACCGCGGGCCACGCGCTCACGGACGCGGACCGCGCGCCGTGGCTCGAGTCCATCGCCGAGTGGATCCGGCGGCACCAGGAGACCGGCGGTGTGGTCACGTCGTCCGCGCTCAAGCGCCGTTACCGCGACGTCCTCCGGACCGGCGGCCGCGTCTGGTTCCTGCACCTGGACGGCGACCGGGCCGTCCTCGCCGAGCGGATGAAGACACGCACGGGCCACTTCATGCCCGTCTCGCTGCTCGACTCCCAGCTCGCGGACCTCGAGCCGCTGCAGCCGGACGAGCCGGGCCGCGTCTTCGACATCGCCGAAAGCCCCACTGACATCATCGCCGCCGCACTGGCCGGCTTCCGGGAGCGCGCATGA
- a CDS encoding FadR/GntR family transcriptional regulator, whose protein sequence is MGSDRHEEVLDALGAAIAGGELAPGSVLRSDELQERFGASRTVAREVVRVLETMRLTSSRRRVGVIVREPAEWNHYDPRLIRWQLDGPGRAVALRTLTELRSGVEPCAARFAALRATPEDRGRLRALAAHLERTARARDLPTFLGHDVAFHDLLLAASGNPMFAQLSSVVAEVLAGRTEHGLMPAEPQPEAVALHVEVARAVDAGEADRAERAMRDIVDQARDEIAAAVAG, encoded by the coding sequence GTGGGGAGTGACAGGCACGAGGAAGTCCTCGACGCGCTGGGCGCGGCGATCGCGGGCGGTGAGCTGGCGCCGGGTTCGGTGCTGCGCTCCGACGAGCTGCAGGAGCGCTTCGGGGCGTCGCGGACCGTCGCGCGCGAGGTGGTGCGCGTGCTGGAGACGATGCGGCTGACCAGCAGCCGGCGGCGCGTCGGCGTGATCGTGCGCGAACCGGCCGAGTGGAACCACTACGACCCGCGGCTGATCCGCTGGCAGCTGGACGGCCCGGGCCGCGCCGTCGCCCTGCGGACCCTGACCGAGCTGCGGTCCGGCGTCGAGCCGTGCGCCGCGCGGTTCGCGGCCCTGCGCGCGACGCCGGAGGACCGCGGCCGGCTGCGCGCGCTGGCGGCGCACCTCGAGCGCACGGCGCGGGCGCGGGACCTGCCGACGTTCCTCGGCCACGACGTCGCCTTCCACGACCTGCTGCTGGCGGCCTCGGGGAACCCGATGTTCGCGCAGCTGTCGTCAGTGGTCGCCGAGGTGCTGGCGGGCCGCACGGAACACGGTCTGATGCCGGCGGAACCGCAGCCGGAGGCCGTCGCCCTGCACGTGGAGGTCGCCCGCGCCGTCGACGCCGGCGAGGCCGACCGGGCGGAGCGCGCGATGCGCGACATCGTCGACCAGGCACGCGACGAGATCGCCGCCGCCGTGGCCGGGTAA
- a CDS encoding cobalamin biosynthesis protein CobD/CbiB: MATSTQASGPPAAAAAAATSATAAATSSPSAATPRSDSPTPLVPITPAAPASVRSVVVGLGVAAAAVAVGVVVERAGRGRPVVQAATTAVTTWAVVGAAGLATQGTELARELEEGRLEPARGTLSELDTRVADGLGLIALSRASVETLAENTSEVVVAPLLWGALAGVPGLLASRTISVLRRAARGSTGRHHWAVERIDELIHLVPTRAAAGLTVLAAPVVGGSAGGAWRAWRRDTIAHPSPNAGRVEAAFAGALEIRVGGRTVYPHGVVELPVLGVGRNPDAGHVTRAVELSRVVGWLAGATSVVVALTVGLRHRKG, from the coding sequence GTGGCGACCTCGACCCAGGCCTCAGGGCCTCCGGCCGCTGCCGCTGCGGCTGCGACCTCGGCGACCGCGGCTGCGACTTCGTCCCCATCTGCCGCCACGCCACGATCTGACTCGCCAACCCCACTCGTCCCGATAACCCCAGCCGCCCCCGCGTCGGTGCGGTCCGTTGTGGTCGGGTTGGGCGTGGCGGCTGCGGCGGTGGCTGTCGGGGTGGTCGTCGAGCGGGCCGGGCGGGGGCGGCCGGTGGTGCAGGCCGCGACGACGGCCGTCACGACGTGGGCGGTCGTCGGCGCCGCGGGGCTCGCCACGCAGGGCACCGAGCTGGCGCGCGAACTCGAAGAGGGCCGCCTTGAACCGGCCCGCGGCACACTGTCCGAATTGGACACCCGGGTCGCGGACGGGCTCGGGCTGATCGCGCTTTCCCGTGCGTCCGTGGAAACCCTGGCGGAGAACACGTCCGAAGTGGTCGTCGCGCCGTTGCTGTGGGGTGCGCTCGCGGGGGTGCCGGGCCTGCTGGCGTCCCGCACGATCAGCGTCCTGCGGCGGGCGGCGCGGGGCAGCACCGGCAGGCACCACTGGGCGGTCGAGCGGATCGACGAGCTGATCCACCTGGTCCCGACCCGCGCCGCGGCGGGCCTGACGGTGCTGGCGGCCCCCGTCGTCGGCGGGTCCGCGGGCGGGGCCTGGCGCGCCTGGCGCCGCGACACGATCGCCCACCCGAGCCCGAACGCCGGCCGCGTCGAGGCCGCTTTCGCCGGTGCGCTGGAAATCCGCGTCGGCGGCCGCACGGTCTACCCGCACGGCGTCGTCGAGCTCCCGGTACTGGGCGTCGGCCGCAACCCGGACGCGGGCCACGTGACCAGGGCCGTCGAGCTTTCCCGGGTCGTCGGCTGGCTCGCCGGCGCCACTTCGGTGGTGGTGGCCCTGACCGTGGGCCTGCGTCACCGCAAGGGCTGA